One genomic window of uncultured delta proteobacterium includes the following:
- a CDS encoding CoA-binding domain-containing protein, producing MSPDQNTIRSLLQNVRSIAVVGAKDAPDQAVERVGRYLMKAGFEIFPIHPVRQNVWGLPTYKSIGDLPGPVDLIDLFRAAEYCPGHAREVLALPWKPRVFWMQLGISSPEAAALLEKEGIAVVQDACLMVEHRRLFPQG from the coding sequence ATGTCACCAGATCAGAACACCATTCGCTCGCTGCTGCAAAACGTCCGCTCGATAGCCGTCGTCGGCGCCAAGGACGCGCCGGACCAAGCCGTTGAGCGCGTCGGGCGGTACCTCATGAAAGCCGGGTTCGAAATTTTTCCCATCCACCCGGTCCGGCAGAACGTGTGGGGTCTGCCCACCTATAAAAGCATCGGGGATCTTCCGGGCCCCGTGGACCTGATAGACCTGTTCCGGGCTGCGGAGTACTGCCCCGGCCATGCGCGTGAAGTGCTGGCCCTGCCGTGGAAACCGCGCGTGTTCTGGATGCAGTTGGGCATTTCCAGCCCGGAAGCCGCCGCGCTTCTGGAAAAGGAAGGCATAGCGGTTGTCCAGGACGCCTGTCTGATGGTGGAACACCGCCGTCTTTTCCCGCAAGGGTAA
- a CDS encoding DnaJ domain protein, translating into MTRKQALARLGLSDGATAEERKRAYRKLAFELHPDLHPDNPNAGKEFQLLNEAYVFLTSGPQEAPGGGRSRAQSRAQAQAEATEKARAEAHKAYERAKKRVHEEQQSGSARQEATEAGNGKSAGAEKTRDMKREEVLRDLLRDPFARRVFEDIYTQIREEAARKQQRGGTAGGRKTSAPQEPGLFERTADNVSDWFRRQIDEEQTVRVAGPLVPGKRLRLQIHQGVFGKSHTIELTLPPEFEPGRPIRLRGMGKRIGKWQGDLYLRITN; encoded by the coding sequence ATGACGCGCAAACAGGCGCTGGCCAGGCTCGGTCTCAGCGACGGCGCTACAGCGGAAGAGCGTAAACGCGCATACCGCAAGCTCGCCTTTGAGCTGCATCCGGACCTGCACCCGGACAATCCCAACGCGGGAAAAGAATTCCAGCTTTTGAACGAAGCGTACGTTTTCCTCACGTCCGGGCCGCAAGAGGCCCCGGGAGGAGGGCGTTCACGCGCGCAGTCGCGCGCCCAGGCCCAGGCCGAAGCCACGGAAAAGGCGCGGGCCGAGGCGCACAAAGCGTATGAGCGGGCGAAAAAACGGGTTCATGAAGAGCAGCAGTCCGGTTCCGCCAGGCAGGAGGCGACGGAGGCAGGGAACGGCAAAAGCGCGGGCGCGGAAAAAACCCGCGATATGAAACGCGAGGAAGTGTTGCGCGACCTGTTGCGCGACCCCTTTGCCCGCCGCGTGTTCGAAGATATTTATACCCAGATCCGGGAGGAAGCCGCCCGGAAACAGCAGCGGGGCGGGACGGCGGGCGGCAGAAAGACCTCCGCGCCCCAGGAACCGGGCCTGTTTGAGCGGACCGCGGACAACGTTTCCGACTGGTTCCGCCGCCAGATCGACGAGGAACAAACCGTGCGCGTGGCCGGGCCCCTTGTGCCCGGCAAGCGGTTGCGGCTCCAGATCCATCAGGGCGTTTTCGGCAAATCCCACACCATCGAACTCACGCTTCCCCCGGAATTCGAGCCGGGCAGACCCATCCGCCTCAGGGGGATGGGCAAGCGCATCGGGAAATGGCAGGGTGATTTGTACCTTCGTATAACCAATTGA
- a CDS encoding putative Diguanylate cyclase (Evidence 3 : Function proposed based on presence of conserved amino acid motif, structural feature or limited homology) — protein MPQKPPDFSALNLEPQLIKKLEDVLRKIQEKIAVERSPGHKFALIHLVEELSLEEWHSIASQLELHGWLALPLDKEDGVPLERLRQTLEELTRQRDHDFLTGLANRRLFDRMAHQELQRALRTETPLSLVMIDIDDFKDVNDTYGHAVGDKVLAALGDLLEKSLRAYDLAARLGGEEFCLMLPGATSIQAYDLAMRILDDFRAVHFESASGERFSCTFSAGVATSRNRPGRDTVTDLLRQADDFLYQAKSLGKNRVCTMVARHVVSENPALVQVAEKQFLFTGKMAQ, from the coding sequence ATGCCGCAAAAACCACCTGACTTTTCAGCGTTGAATCTGGAACCGCAGCTTATAAAAAAGCTTGAAGACGTGCTGCGGAAAATCCAGGAAAAAATCGCCGTGGAGCGCTCTCCCGGACACAAGTTCGCGCTTATCCACCTGGTGGAAGAACTCAGCCTTGAGGAGTGGCACTCCATCGCTTCCCAGCTTGAGCTGCACGGCTGGCTGGCGCTCCCTCTGGACAAGGAGGACGGCGTCCCCCTTGAGCGTTTGCGCCAGACGCTGGAAGAACTCACCCGCCAGCGGGACCACGACTTCCTGACCGGCCTCGCCAACAGGCGTCTGTTCGACCGCATGGCGCACCAGGAACTGCAACGCGCGCTCCGCACGGAAACGCCGCTCAGCCTGGTCATGATTGACATCGACGACTTCAAGGACGTCAACGACACATACGGCCACGCCGTCGGCGACAAGGTGCTGGCCGCCCTCGGCGACCTTTTGGAAAAATCCCTTCGCGCCTATGATCTCGCCGCCAGGCTCGGCGGGGAGGAATTCTGCCTCATGCTTCCCGGCGCCACGAGCATCCAGGCCTACGACCTCGCCATGCGCATTCTGGACGATTTCAGAGCCGTACACTTTGAGAGCGCCAGCGGGGAACGGTTCTCCTGCACCTTTTCCGCCGGGGTCGCCACCAGCAGGAACCGGCCGGGCCGCGATACCGTCACGGATCTTCTCCGGCAGGCCGACGACTTCCTGTACCAGGCCAAAAGCCTGGGGAAAAACCGGGTCTGCACCATGGTGGCGCGGCATGTCGTTTCCGAAAACCCGGCCCTGGTCCAAGTTGCTGAAAAACAGTTTTTATTCACAGGAAAAATGGCGCAATGA
- the prfB gene encoding Peptide chain release factor 2, producing the protein MQEKSRLESEIARSERLQGLKNDVADWLDLAGEEESQETLEPLAEAIATLAETLAQAELDMLLSAKEDRENVILEIHPGAGGTEAQDWASMLLRMYQRWADARHFTTEILDYLDGDEAGLKSVTLGIKGENAYGLLKSEKGIHRLIRISPFDSSGRRHTSFASIDVIPDVSQDIQIDINEADLRIDVFRASGAGGQHVNRTNSAVRITHLPTNIVVQCQNEKSQHRNKDTAMQILRGRLYERELRLLEEEHKSQYQEKDAINFGSQIRTYTLQPYRLVKDHRTGTEVGDVDSVLNGNLDTIIKDLLLYRHAAKTT; encoded by the coding sequence TTGCAGGAAAAAAGCCGCCTGGAAAGCGAGATCGCCCGCAGCGAACGGCTCCAGGGGCTCAAGAACGACGTGGCCGACTGGCTGGACCTGGCTGGGGAGGAAGAATCCCAGGAAACCCTGGAACCGCTGGCCGAAGCCATTGCAACGCTCGCCGAGACCCTGGCCCAGGCGGAACTGGACATGCTCCTTTCCGCGAAAGAAGACAGGGAGAACGTCATCCTGGAAATCCACCCCGGCGCGGGCGGCACGGAAGCGCAGGACTGGGCCTCCATGCTCTTGCGCATGTACCAGCGCTGGGCGGATGCCCGCCACTTCACCACGGAAATACTGGACTACCTCGACGGCGACGAGGCCGGCCTCAAGAGCGTGACCTTGGGCATCAAGGGCGAGAACGCCTACGGGCTTTTGAAAAGCGAAAAAGGCATCCACCGCCTCATCCGCATCTCCCCCTTTGACTCCTCGGGGCGGCGGCACACCTCCTTTGCGTCGATCGACGTCATCCCGGATGTCAGCCAGGATATCCAGATCGACATCAACGAAGCGGACTTGCGCATCGACGTCTTCCGCGCCAGCGGCGCGGGCGGCCAGCACGTGAACAGAACCAACTCCGCCGTGCGCATAACGCACCTCCCCACAAACATCGTGGTGCAGTGCCAGAACGAAAAGTCCCAGCACCGGAACAAGGACACCGCCATGCAGATCCTGCGCGGCCGGTTATACGAAAGGGAACTTAGACTGCTTGAAGAAGAACACAAAAGCCAGTATCAGGAAAAAGATGCTATCAACTTCGGCAGCCAGATACGCACATACACCCTGCAACCGTACCGGCTGGTCAAGGACCACCGCACGGGCACGGAAGTGGGGGACGTGGATTCGGTTCTTAACGGGAACCTGGACACTATAATCAAGGACTTGCTCCTTTACCGCCATGCCGCAAAAACCACCTGA
- a CDS encoding Site-determining protein encodes MTEQATLSIAVVSGKGGVGKTNIALNLAYALHRAKQRVLLMDCDLGLANLDVLLGIAPKVSIERVMLGEAALEDAVMGVEPGGFSLLPASSGVEALEQGANSLRSSFLKQLNALASKYDYFIMDAGAGISETVQAFASKADMRVVIVTPEPTSITDAYALIKVLSSQRGITDFHILVNQAETAREEKAAFSRLATACDKFLGITLQSLGAIRHDPAMIQAVRRQEPLLKFSASSPAGKDLVAAAVRVHKLRDSVSRDPGGPLRESDYLHAAHE; translated from the coding sequence ATGACCGAACAGGCGACTCTCAGCATAGCCGTTGTCAGCGGCAAAGGCGGCGTGGGGAAAACCAACATAGCCCTTAATCTCGCATACGCGCTGCACCGCGCGAAACAACGGGTGCTGCTCATGGACTGCGACCTCGGCCTTGCCAACCTTGATGTGCTGCTCGGCATAGCCCCCAAGGTCTCCATCGAGCGGGTCATGCTGGGCGAGGCCGCGCTCGAGGACGCCGTGATGGGCGTGGAGCCCGGCGGTTTTTCCCTTCTGCCCGCGTCTTCCGGCGTTGAGGCGCTTGAGCAGGGGGCAAATTCCCTGCGGTCTTCCTTCCTCAAACAGCTCAACGCCCTGGCCTCCAAATACGACTATTTCATCATGGACGCGGGCGCGGGCATCTCCGAAACCGTGCAGGCTTTCGCCTCCAAGGCGGACATGCGCGTCGTCATCGTCACGCCCGAGCCGACCTCCATCACGGACGCCTATGCGTTGATTAAGGTGTTGTCTTCCCAGCGCGGCATCACGGATTTCCACATACTCGTGAACCAGGCCGAAACGGCCCGCGAGGAAAAAGCGGCCTTCAGCCGGCTGGCGACGGCCTGTGACAAATTCCTGGGCATCACGCTGCAATCCCTTGGCGCCATCCGCCACGACCCGGCCATGATCCAGGCCGTCCGCCGCCAGGAACCGCTGCTCAAGTTCTCCGCGTCCTCCCCGGCGGGCAAGGATCTGGTCGCTGCCGCCGTCCGGGTGCATAAACTCAGGGACTCGGTCTCCCGGGATCCGGGCGGCCCCCTGAGAGAGTCGGACTACCTCCACGCGGCACACGAGTAG
- a CDS encoding putative Protein-disulfide reductase (Evidence 3 : Function proposed based on presence of conserved amino acid motif, structural feature or limited homology): MAKTAKKCTAILLAGLLLSLFLPSPGQLTGQVMTNQLVRPAGAAIRLPYAMEAAFFRARHDDGRRLPGGAGESASLYLAITVTPLEPGVSLYASKSQARGKVTEIAVAAGGLPIQARAVFPTGMEKPDPLVPGEVTRMFAGAFTALIPLPDAALAGKILDLRLTGLACSAVNCTPLVLTQKIPVPDAQARVALPDAAASPWWGALVAGVAEPLGDMPVPASPAPGSPIPGPSGVPRLGAVSLSSGSGGGTGGTGGAAISLAPQPGAFIGKITPVPFTPELEVASMGKAVLLGFLAGIILNLMPCVLPVLGIKLAALLAPGGGTVERVRRFRRHQLFFALGILVWFTVMAGLFHFLDLAWGQIFQSPVVVFALAVMLLLLALDLFGVFSLPLIDLRAGNAKNPDLRAFAEGFGATLLATPCGGPLLGGVLSWALMQPLGVLALTLECVGLGMACPYFLLAAFPGLAGRLPRPGAWMRTMEQILGFLLLGTVAYLVGFLPLGIVPRVVAALVLAAFGGWLWQKRGAARLFGVVCIALACVWPFMAVPATGEWTDYSHAAFEKDLGKRVMLVDFTADWCPTCKVVEATALRENNLRAWGKKYALKLVRVDMTRENPEGEALLRAVGSVSIPVIAVFRTGDDALSPLVLRDIVTAGQVEAALEAATAGR; encoded by the coding sequence ATGGCTAAAACGGCGAAAAAATGTACGGCAATTCTGCTGGCGGGCCTGCTGCTCAGCCTGTTTTTGCCGTCGCCCGGCCAGCTAACGGGTCAGGTGATGACGAATCAGCTGGTCCGGCCCGCCGGTGCGGCAATCCGTTTGCCGTACGCCATGGAGGCCGCCTTTTTCCGCGCGCGTCACGACGATGGCCGCCGTCTGCCGGGCGGCGCCGGGGAGTCCGCCTCCCTGTATCTCGCAATCACGGTAACCCCGCTGGAACCGGGCGTCTCCCTGTACGCCAGTAAAAGCCAGGCCCGTGGCAAGGTGACGGAAATAGCCGTGGCGGCGGGCGGTCTTCCCATTCAGGCCCGCGCCGTTTTCCCCACAGGGATGGAAAAACCCGATCCGCTCGTGCCCGGCGAAGTAACCCGCATGTTCGCGGGCGCGTTTACGGCGCTCATTCCCCTGCCGGACGCGGCACTGGCCGGGAAAATCCTGGACCTGCGTCTGACCGGCCTTGCCTGCTCCGCCGTGAACTGCACGCCCCTCGTCCTTACCCAAAAAATACCCGTGCCGGATGCCCAGGCCCGCGTCGCGTTACCGGACGCGGCGGCTTCCCCCTGGTGGGGCGCGCTTGTTGCCGGTGTTGCCGAACCCCTGGGGGATATGCCCGTTCCGGCTTCCCCGGCTCCGGGCTCCCCCATTCCCGGCCCCTCCGGGGTACCTCGCCTCGGGGCGGTTTCCCTGTCTTCGGGATCCGGCGGCGGGACCGGGGGAACCGGCGGCGCGGCAATCTCCCTGGCCCCGCAGCCCGGCGCGTTCATCGGAAAAATTACGCCTGTCCCCTTCACGCCGGAACTTGAGGTGGCGTCCATGGGCAAGGCGGTCCTTCTCGGGTTCCTGGCCGGGATCATCCTCAACCTCATGCCATGCGTGTTGCCTGTGCTCGGCATCAAGCTCGCGGCGCTGCTCGCGCCCGGCGGCGGCACGGTCGAGCGGGTGCGGCGGTTCCGGCGGCATCAGTTGTTTTTCGCGCTCGGCATCCTGGTCTGGTTCACGGTCATGGCCGGGCTGTTCCACTTTCTGGATCTGGCCTGGGGGCAGATTTTCCAGTCGCCCGTTGTGGTCTTCGCGCTGGCTGTCATGCTCCTCCTGCTCGCGCTCGATCTTTTCGGCGTGTTTTCCTTGCCCCTCATCGATCTGCGGGCGGGCAACGCCAAAAATCCGGACCTCCGGGCCTTTGCCGAAGGGTTCGGCGCAACGCTCCTCGCCACCCCCTGCGGCGGGCCCTTGCTCGGCGGGGTACTCAGCTGGGCGCTCATGCAGCCGCTCGGCGTGCTCGCCCTGACGCTGGAATGCGTCGGGCTGGGCATGGCGTGCCCCTACTTCTTGCTGGCCGCGTTTCCCGGTCTTGCCGGTCGTTTGCCTCGGCCCGGCGCGTGGATGCGAACCATGGAGCAGATCCTGGGGTTCCTGCTCCTCGGCACGGTGGCGTATCTTGTCGGTTTTCTGCCGCTGGGCATTGTGCCGCGCGTGGTCGCGGCCCTTGTGCTGGCGGCTTTCGGCGGCTGGCTGTGGCAAAAGCGGGGAGCGGCGCGGCTTTTCGGCGTCGTGTGCATCGCCCTGGCCTGCGTCTGGCCCTTCATGGCGGTGCCCGCCACCGGCGAGTGGACGGATTATTCGCACGCGGCCTTTGAAAAAGACCTGGGCAAGCGGGTCATGCTTGTTGATTTCACGGCGGATTGGTGCCCCACCTGCAAGGTGGTGGAGGCAACCGCGCTGCGGGAAAACAATCTTCGCGCCTGGGGGAAAAAATACGCCCTCAAGCTGGTCCGCGTGGACATGACCCGCGAGAACCCGGAGGGCGAAGCGCTGCTGCGCGCCGTGGGCAGTGTGAGCATTCCGGTTATCGCCGTGTTCCGCACGGGGGATGATGCTCTCTCCCCCCTTGTGCTGCGCGATATCGTGACGGCCGGGCAGGTGGAAGCCGCGTTGGAAGCGGCAACGGCGGGCAGGTAA
- the ihfB gene encoding Integration host factor subunit beta, which translates to MNKSELIKVLADECSLPAEESTMVVNVFFDSMKQALVENNRVEIRGLGSFKLKNYEGYVGRNPKTGKSVTVAPKKLPFFRAGKELKEFLND; encoded by the coding sequence ATGAACAAGAGCGAACTCATCAAAGTATTGGCTGATGAGTGTTCTCTGCCGGCGGAAGAATCCACCATGGTGGTCAATGTTTTTTTTGACAGTATGAAGCAGGCGCTTGTAGAAAACAACCGCGTTGAAATACGCGGTCTGGGCAGCTTCAAACTGAAGAACTACGAAGGCTATGTCGGCAGGAATCCCAAAACCGGCAAAAGCGTCACGGTTGCGCCCAAAAAACTGCCTTTTTTCCGGGCCGGTAAAGAGCTCAAAGAATTTCTTAACGACTAA
- a CDS encoding Peptidase M24, with protein sequence MFTPGERLPLEELQSRHARCRALLAEHIPSAGGILVTGTPNLYYMTGTAANGLAWLPREGDMVLAVRKGLDRAKLESPLAAVVPFRSYKELSGLCADMGSPLASVLAVDQAGVSWEQGRMLLDRMPERTFIPADAVIARTRAVKSAWELVKMRESCRLIAESFEELAQRIRPGMSEYDVARALWEIYLGRGHTSTFPTGLHGSMVSLGHICVGDNGNYPSAYDGPLGVKGVHPASPSMGSAATVWKTGEVLSVDSGFNFEGYISDKTLTFFAGRADAIPAEVRKAQDAAMLIAERTAAALRPGAIPSEVYALSLDIAKQAGYEKTFMGAGDNHVRFLGHGIGLTVSEWPIFARGFNDPLQPGMTVALEPKIALPGIAMVGVENTYEITETGARSLTGEIRDIVCVE encoded by the coding sequence ATGTTTACTCCCGGCGAACGTCTGCCTCTTGAGGAGCTCCAGAGCCGTCATGCGCGCTGCCGCGCTCTCCTCGCGGAACATATCCCCTCTGCCGGGGGCATCCTGGTAACGGGAACCCCCAACCTGTATTACATGACCGGCACCGCCGCCAACGGCCTCGCCTGGCTGCCCCGCGAAGGCGATATGGTGCTTGCCGTGCGCAAAGGCCTTGACCGCGCGAAGCTGGAAAGCCCGCTCGCCGCCGTTGTGCCGTTCCGCAGCTATAAAGAACTTTCCGGCCTGTGCGCGGACATGGGCTCCCCCCTCGCCTCCGTTCTGGCCGTGGATCAGGCCGGCGTAAGCTGGGAACAGGGCCGCATGCTCCTGGACCGGATGCCGGAGAGGACGTTTATCCCGGCGGATGCCGTCATCGCCCGCACGCGGGCCGTCAAGTCCGCGTGGGAACTGGTAAAAATGCGCGAATCGTGCCGCCTTATCGCGGAAAGTTTTGAAGAGCTCGCGCAGCGCATCCGGCCCGGCATGAGCGAGTATGACGTCGCCCGCGCGCTGTGGGAGATCTACCTTGGCCGGGGGCACACCAGCACCTTCCCCACGGGACTGCACGGCAGCATGGTCTCCCTCGGGCACATCTGCGTCGGGGACAACGGCAATTACCCCAGCGCCTATGACGGCCCCCTGGGCGTGAAAGGCGTACACCCGGCGTCGCCCTCCATGGGCAGCGCGGCAACCGTCTGGAAAACCGGCGAGGTTTTGTCCGTGGATTCGGGCTTCAACTTCGAGGGGTATATTTCGGACAAAACCCTGACCTTTTTCGCGGGCCGCGCGGACGCCATCCCGGCGGAAGTCCGCAAGGCCCAGGACGCGGCCATGCTGATCGCCGAAAGAACGGCCGCCGCCCTCCGGCCCGGCGCCATCCCGTCCGAGGTCTACGCCCTGAGCCTGGATATCGCCAAACAGGCCGGGTACGAAAAAACGTTCATGGGAGCCGGGGACAACCACGTGCGGTTTCTCGGCCACGGTATCGGGCTGACCGTCAGCGAATGGCCCATTTTCGCGCGGGGGTTCAACGATCCGCTCCAGCCGGGCATGACCGTGGCCCTTGAGCCGAAAATCGCCCTGCCGGGCATCGCCATGGTCGGCGTGGAAAACACCTATGAGATAACTGAAACCGGAGCGCGCAGCCTGACCGGCGAGATACGCGACATCGTTTGCGTGGAATAG
- a CDS encoding hypothetical protein (Evidence 5 : No homology to any previously reported sequences): MERDDRALAGVFACRRCGECCSGQGGIILRETDSERLAAFLGLPVAVFHERFAEESRGKKRLIMGKDGGCVFFGAKGCSVHPAKPDVCRAWPFFRGNLTDPVSFAMAKQGCPGIPEGAAFAVFCRTGARELLSQGIFTEPEELRVPAVLLTKTQLIRLAGDDTLAGSGGDAGDAGAGEV, encoded by the coding sequence ATGGAGCGGGACGACCGGGCGCTGGCGGGCGTCTTCGCGTGCCGCCGCTGTGGCGAATGCTGTAGCGGACAGGGCGGCATCATCCTGCGTGAAACGGATTCCGAACGGCTGGCCGCGTTTCTCGGCCTGCCGGTGGCGGTTTTTCACGAGCGCTTCGCGGAAGAGAGCCGCGGCAAGAAAAGGCTCATCATGGGCAAAGACGGGGGCTGCGTGTTTTTCGGCGCGAAGGGCTGTTCCGTGCACCCCGCGAAGCCGGACGTCTGCCGCGCGTGGCCCTTTTTTCGCGGCAATCTGACCGATCCCGTCAGTTTTGCCATGGCAAAGCAGGGTTGCCCGGGCATCCCCGAGGGAGCGGCGTTTGCCGTTTTTTGCCGTACCGGGGCGCGGGAATTGCTTTCGCAGGGGATATTTACGGAGCCTGAGGAATTGCGGGTTCCGGCCGTGTTGCTGACAAAAACGCAGTTGATCCGGTTGGCGGGGGATGACACGCTCGCGGGTTCCGGGGGTGATGCCGGGGACGCCGGGGCAGGGGAGGTTTGA
- a CDS encoding HDIG domain protein, producing the protein MLTRDAALALLNEQNPEQHMVQHALASEAVMRALARHFGEDEELWGLAGLLHDVDFPHTRETPEKHGLVAEGLLTGKLPPEVVTAVKAHNGECTGALPETRLDYALRAGETVTGMVMAAALVRPTGMDGMEAKSLKKKMKDKTFAAAVSRERIRECEKIDLSLDDFFALAIKAMS; encoded by the coding sequence ATGCTTACCCGTGACGCGGCACTCGCATTACTCAACGAGCAAAACCCCGAACAGCATATGGTCCAGCACGCCCTTGCGTCCGAAGCGGTCATGCGGGCCTTGGCGCGGCATTTCGGGGAGGACGAGGAACTCTGGGGGCTGGCCGGGCTCCTGCACGACGTGGATTTTCCCCATACCAGGGAAACGCCGGAGAAACACGGGCTCGTGGCGGAGGGGCTGCTCACCGGGAAGCTGCCCCCCGAGGTGGTGACCGCGGTCAAGGCGCATAACGGCGAATGCACGGGCGCTCTGCCCGAAACCCGTTTGGATTACGCCCTGCGCGCCGGGGAGACCGTTACCGGCATGGTGATGGCCGCGGCCCTTGTCCGGCCCACGGGCATGGACGGCATGGAGGCGAAAAGCCTGAAAAAGAAGATGAAAGACAAGACCTTTGCCGCTGCCGTCAGCCGCGAGCGCATCCGGGAATGCGAGAAGATCGACCTCTCCCTCGACGACTTCTTTGCCTTGGCCATCAAGGCCATGAGCTGA
- a CDS encoding conserved exported hypothetical protein (Evidence 4 : Homologs of previously reported genes of unknown function), protein MFFQTLYSPRKISRVPRVAVTRVFLFSLLVCCACLAAPVPAPAALFGPGARIVYTADTLGDVNPCRTCGGASQGGLARRAALLRTLAAEGNRPLILAGPDEFYSDRGEPASARANSFTTALHAAFSSMPYTAVYLSPAAARDMRENNLTPMPNAVPVTDQPVTRVFRAGNLTVACVFLPAAASPGGAPSPDQILAAQIAAKEAAKDAACVIAVSPWGIQVENSLASSFAGYFHIVLGGGEGIAVPGQAMGDHGSPGPLWVRSDRRGRAVSVLDIISLPAPGSPWLEGINFSSRLLFLDPDMPQDETVLTILRDLKDGE, encoded by the coding sequence TTGTTTTTTCAAACCCTTTATTCCCCCAGGAAAATTTCGCGCGTACCGCGGGTTGCCGTAACGCGCGTTTTCCTTTTCTCCCTGCTCGTCTGCTGCGCCTGTCTGGCCGCGCCCGTTCCGGCGCCGGCGGCGCTTTTCGGGCCGGGCGCGCGCATCGTCTACACGGCGGACACGTTAGGCGACGTCAATCCCTGCCGAACCTGCGGCGGCGCCTCCCAGGGCGGCCTCGCCCGGCGCGCCGCCCTGCTCCGCACACTCGCGGCGGAAGGGAACAGGCCTCTTATTCTGGCCGGTCCCGACGAATTTTACAGCGACCGGGGCGAACCTGCCTCCGCCAGGGCAAATTCGTTCACCACCGCCCTGCATGCGGCTTTCAGCTCTATGCCGTATACGGCCGTCTACCTCTCTCCCGCCGCTGCCCGCGACATGCGGGAGAACAACCTCACACCGATGCCCAACGCCGTGCCCGTGACGGATCAACCCGTCACGCGCGTTTTCCGCGCCGGGAACCTTACCGTCGCCTGCGTGTTTTTACCCGCCGCCGCGTCTCCCGGCGGCGCGCCCTCCCCGGACCAGATCCTGGCCGCGCAGATCGCCGCGAAAGAAGCGGCCAAGGATGCCGCCTGCGTCATCGCCGTCTCTCCCTGGGGCATACAGGTTGAAAACTCCCTGGCTTCCTCTTTTGCCGGATATTTCCACATCGTCCTCGGCGGCGGGGAAGGCATTGCCGTGCCCGGCCAGGCCATGGGGGACCACGGTTCCCCCGGCCCGCTCTGGGTGCGTTCCGACCGGCGCGGCCGGGCCGTCAGCGTGCTGGACATCATCTCTCTTCCCGCGCCGGGCAGCCCCTGGCTGGAGGGCATCAATTTCTCTTCCCGCCTCCTCTTCCTCGACCCGGACATGCCGCAGGACGAAACCGTCCTCACCATCCTCCGCGACCTGAAAGACGGTGAATAA